A window from Salvia miltiorrhiza cultivar Shanhuang (shh) chromosome 2, IMPLAD_Smil_shh, whole genome shotgun sequence encodes these proteins:
- the LOC131010913 gene encoding uncharacterized protein LOC131010913: MKLDELSLAQAHRYVLLQSPKIFSYLEHFLKQRRNMHHGQVNQNVENKWVVEEFPGWLQQQVPIMEKHHCDEETVALARGPNSYAKRYKAFMINGFKFHTKDQEIYRKTQNSGVVVEVKEGDEENIVKKYYGSIIDIYELDYYGKGNVVIFRCDWVNINSSSGLKKDKYGLPLVSFSRLIHTGEALKDDPFVLSTNAKQVFYVQDGKESEWMHIVETKPRDLYDMGSNLEEGFI; the protein is encoded by the exons ATGAAACTTGATGAGTTATCATTGGCTCAAGCACATCGCTATGTGTTACTACAAAGTCCTAAgattttttcatatttaga GCATTTCCTAAAGCAGCGAAGAAACATGCACCATGGACAAGTTAATCAAAATGTGGAGAATAAGTGGGTAGTTGAGGAGTTTCCTGGTTGGCTTCAACAACAG GTTCCAATAATGGAGAAACATCATTGTGACGAAGAAACAGTAGCCCTCGCAAGAGGGCCAAACAGTTATGCAAAGAGATACAAAGCTTTCATGATCAACGGTTTTAAATTTCATACAAAGGATCAAGAAATCTACAGAAAGACTCAAAATTCAGGGGTGGTTGTTGAAGTCAAAGAAGGGGATGAGGAAAATATAGTTAAAAAGTATTATGGTTCTATCATAGATATATATGAATTAGACTACTATGGAAAAGGCAATGTGGTGATTTTTCGATGTGATTGGGTTAATATAAATTCATCTAGTGGATTAAAAAAAGACAAGTATGGGCTACCTCTAGTGAGCTTTTCAAGGTTGATCCATACAGGTGAAGCTTTGAAGGATGATCCATTTGTTTTGTCCACTAATGCAAAGCAAGTGTTTTATGTGCAAGATGGCAAAGAGAGTGAATGGATGCACATTGTAGAGACAAAGCCTAGGGATTTATATGATATGGGTTCAAATTTGGAGGAGGGATTTATATGA
- the LOC131010876 gene encoding uncharacterized protein LOC131010876 — protein sequence MFRSKVTISQYKKGPPTTNCSSLPPPSSTFSQPLTIDSHHSPDSIFNHLRPPSLNSNYTQLSPLRHSPSHLHSSSETDDSESNNNDDNSHVQASESNVLENIEIVDDKGHVKLTRMGMKASDVFKLAKGLRILVNVNEHGQPIRAARRVLTRYMMKLVKQPNLCPPDLNDFNDVKHAFGVELLRAVREKFYIPRHENVDNVLIALMGIKFRNNKYRVRKEIYKKTHARLREKLKAVLEASGVHGEELEHRVTFHEFREDQILAELDRIEPPPGFAYHQWLKFKSNMKSEKAKKLSEKGKKARATQSHTHITGTKSYAQVEDEHVIKYKEHPGPLTFFDLTHKRRDGSYVQSDSKEFMMAAKSEIVKRKTEGTCENTVELESSVWYDLMGDDKPGRARGYGIGVTKSSVTAFRAKLRQMQSESEKSNAHDIEMAQLKLLLSKQQQQLVAQENAMNAYMAKTNEIIGNLRDEVLLYRTAFGAGTGDVPNHLKTSSGCTQALEAGDQFQPGCSVDAFINKLT from the exons ATGTTTCGATCCAAAGTGACAATATCCCAGTACAAAAAAGGCCCTCCAACAACAAATTGTAGTTCTCTACCGCCACCATCTTCCACATTCTCACAACCTCTTACTATTGATTCACATCATTCTCCAGATTCTATTTTCAACCACTTGCGTCCACCTTCATTAAATAGTAATTACACACAGCTAAGCCCCCTTCGGCATTCACCATCCCACCTTCATTCGTCCTCCGAGACAGATGATAGTGAATCTAACAACAATGATGATAATTCACATGTTCAAGCTTCTGAGAGTAATGTACTTGAAAATATTGAGATTGTAG ATGACAAAGGCCATGTGAAACTGACAAGAATGGGAATGAAAGCTAGTGATGTTTTCAAGTTGGCTAAAGGTTTGAGAATTTTGGTAAATGTTAATGAACATGGCCAACCAATCCGGGCAGCTAGAAGAGTTCTAACAAGATACATGATGAAACTTGTGAAACAACCAAATCTTTGTCCGCCAgatttaaatgattttaatgatgttaaaCATGCCTTTGGAGTTGAGCTGCTGAGAGCTGTGCGG GAGAAATTCTATATCCCTAGACATGAAAATGTGGACAATGTATTAATTGCTCTAATGGGCATAAAGTTCAGGAACAACAAGTATCGGGTAAGAAAGGAGATATATAAAAAGACACATGCTAGATTGAGGGAAAAGCTGAAAGCAGTTTTGGAAGCTAGTGGTGTTCATGGTGAAGAATTGGAACATCGAGTGACATTTCATGAATTTCGTGAAGAccaaattttggcagagcttgaTAGGATtgagcctccacctggatttgcTTATCATCAATGGCTTAAATTCAAGAGTAATATGAAATCTGAAAAGGCAAAG AAACTGTCTGAGAAAGGGAAAAAAGCTCGTGCGACCCAAAGTCATACTCATATAACTGGAACCAAGAGTTATGCTCAAGTTGAAGATGAGCAT GTCATTAAATATAAAGAACATCCAGGGCCACTTACATTTTTTGACTTGACACATAAAAGGAGAGATGGTTCTTATGTGCAGAGTGATTCAAAAGAATTCATG ATGGCTGCCAAATCAGAGATTGTTAAACGTAAAACTGAAGGAACTTGTGAAAATACTGTTGAATTAGAAAGTTCAGTTTGGTATGATTTGATGGGTGATGATAAACCTGGTCGAGCTCGTGGTTATGGTATTGGTGTCACGAAATCAAGTGTGACCGCCTTCCGAGCCAAACTTAGACAAATGCAAAGTGAATCAGAAAAATCCAATGCTCATGACATTGAAATGGCCCAGCTCAAGCTATTACTTAGcaagcaacaacaacaacttGTTGCACAAGAAAATGCAATGAATGCATACATGGCAAAGACAAATGAAATTATAGGCAATTTGAGAGATGAAGTTCTACTTTATCGTACAGCATTTGGAGCTGGTACAGGGGACGTACCCAACCATCTGAAAACGAGCTCAG GTTGCACCCAAGCATTGGAGGCTGGAGATCAATTTCAGCCAGGATGCAGTGTTGATGCTTTCATCAATAAGCTTACCTAA
- the LOC131010908 gene encoding uncharacterized protein LOC131010908: MIKMRGREGKGPPSTDLLVCFPSRAHLSLMPKPICSPARPSDSSSSSFHRRRPSHHHLRKSTMWARTKHKNNNSNADISEPTSPKVTCAGQIKVKTKPNSCKNWQSVMEEIERMHNHRKQKKRAPWMEALGFKKEVMQFLTCLRKISLDFRCFGSIPAVEISSDDDEGEEEEEDEDDGGASGAVFSKWFMILQEDNNLRKDESVIVDDEAPPPPPPNALLLMRCRSAPAKSWLEEREEEEERERRNELEINKEEEETKGSTDFCEFAVEIAKENWINQEKICRSRSWKR, from the coding sequence ATGATCAAAATGAGAGGCAGAGAGGGCAAAGGCCCTCCTTCAACCGATCTACTCGTATGCTTCCCATCTCGAGCTCACCTATCCCTCATGCCCAAGCCCATCTGCAGCCCGGCCCGCCCCTCCgattcctcctcctcctccttccaccgccgccgcccctcGCACCACCACCTCAGAAAATCCACCATGTGGGCCCGCACCAAACACAAGAATAATAACAGCAATGCAGATATCTCGGAACCCACCTCGCCGAAGGTGACCTGCGCTGGGCAGATCAAGGTGAAAACGAAGCCGAATTCGTGCAAGAACTGGCAATCGGTGATGGAGGAGATTGAGAGGATGCATAATCACCGCAAGCAGAAGAAGCGAGCGCCGTGGATGGAGGCGCTAGGGTTCAAGAAGGAggtcatgcagttcttgacatGCTTGCGCAAAATCAGCCTCGATTTCCGCTGCTTCGGCTCCATCCCCGCCGTCGAGATCAGCTCCGACGACGAcgagggagaagaagaagaagaagacgaagacgaCGGCGGCGCGTCGGGAGCTGTGTTTTCCAAGTGGTTCATGATTTTGCAAGAAGATAATAATTTGAGGAAAGATGAGAGTgtgattgttgatgatgaggcgccgccgccgccgccgccgaatgCTTTGCTGCTCATGCGGTGCCGCTCGGCGCCGGCCAAGAGCTGGCTggaggagagagaagaggaggaggagagagagaggaggaatGAATTGGAGATTAATAAAGAAGAGGAGGAAACGAAGGGATCGACGGATTTCTGTGAATTTGCGGTTGAGATTGCCAAGGAAAATTGGATTAATCAAGAAAAGATTTGCAGAAGCAGAAGTTGGAAGAGATGA
- the LOC131010894 gene encoding uncharacterized protein LOC131010894: MTAVLRKDSVGILLRNSSNLCKSRVPFSTSFHHLYSISTEKKPKINPAVYDFLFQQHNFSPEAAAEAASVITRLRNREKSDSLFSFLEKNDFSSSHLEKIVKYKPSFISIDLEKSVKPKIKIFQELGLSNSDIADLFAGNASVFYRSTDKRVIPALSKLRGLLGSNASVVNLLMKSGRFLIRDLDKTMVPNIEFLRSRGVPMEQIITSMHCFSRFLLHKPEHVRRSAGKAEGLGARRGSRMYIHAVRVVASMSDEVWELKLQAFRSLGFADADIFNAFSKYPQAFAVSVRKMREVADVLVSTGKYDVVSVVAYPLCLASSIEMRFRPRLQVLAALEDRMLITKWPSLPTLCKLSDVIFFERYVEPYMDEVGHLFLAKGLISC, encoded by the coding sequence ATGACTGCAGTTTTGCGCAAAGATTCCGTTGGTATATTATTGAGGAATTCCTCGAATCTATGCAAATCTAGGGTTCCATTTTCGACTTCATTCCATCACTTGTACTCCATATCCACGGAGAAGAAACCCAAAATCAATCCCGCAGTTTACGATTTCTTGTTTCAACAACACAATTTCTCTCCCGAAGCAGCCGCGGAAGCCGCCTCTGTCATAACCCGTTTAAGGAACCGGGAAAAATCCGATTCCCTTTTCTCGTTCCTGGAAAAAAACGATTTTTCGAGCTCCCATTTGGAGAAAATCGTGAAATACAAACCTTCATTCATCTCGATTGATCTCGAGAAATCAGTAAAGCCGAAGATCAAGATTTTCCAAGAGCTGGGCCTCTCCAACAGCGACATAGCCGATCTGTTTGCGGGCAATGCATCCGTTTTTTATCGGAGCACGGATAAAAGAGTGATCCCAGCGTTATCTAAGCTTAGGGGCTTGTTGGGATCGAATGCTAGTGTTGTTAACCTCTTGATGAAGAGCGGGAGGTTCTTGATCAGAGATTTGGACAAGACTATGGTGCCAAACATCGAGTTCTTGAGGAGCCGTGGCGTCCCCATGGAGCAGATCATCACGTCTATGCATTGCTTCTCGAGGTTCCTGCTGCATAAGCCCGAGCATGTGAGGAGAAGCGCGGGCAAGGCAGAGGGATTGGGCGCCCGGCGAGGCTCAAGGATGTACATTCATGCTGTGAGGGTTGTTGCCTCCATGAGTGATGAGGTTTGGGAGCTCAAGCTGCAGGCTTTTAGGAGTTTGGGGTTCGCGGATGCTGACATCTTCAACGCCTTCAGCAAGTATCCCCAGGCCTTTGCTGTGTCGGTGAGGAAGATGAGGGAGGTCGCGGATGTGCTGGTCTCCACCGGGAAGTATGATGTGGTGAGCGTGGTTGCATACCCGTTATGCTTGGCTAGCAGTATCGAGATGAGGTTTAGGCCGCGGCTGCAGGTGTTGGCTGCTTTGGAGGATAGGATGTTGATCACGAAGTGGCCTAGTTTGCCTACATTGTGCAAATTATCGGATGTGATTTTCTTTGAGAGGTATGTCGAGCCTTACATGGATGAAGTTGGCCATTTGTTTCTTGCAAAGGGTCTAATCAGTTGCTAG
- the LOC131009846 gene encoding uncharacterized protein LOC131009846, whose product MIALVRRNLGCSISKHSSSVCISHVSVSHFLRSFSTSPEGKAVTTAAVYDVLVKKHHFSPEIASAVSSDLSRFRSPEKADSILTFLKDSCFSSIQLQKFARSHPRFLTAGLEDDLKLKIKIFRDFGFSPEDIAKMSTTTNNVITSSAEKKLIPQLSTLKGLLGSNHEVVALVKRTVWYMTVDLEKTFIPNVDLLKSCGVTMQDLRILLYNFPRCLLVKPEVMRKAVEKVKEIGVDQNTKTFLYAVRVIASLREEIWELKMQGFREMGVSECEVLAIFRKMPMVLCTSLEKMKAIRRLLVATGRYEMRDLLSDPVTFMCSVERRYKPRLRVLEMLESRGLIKKWPPLSSISKWTNEKFFQVFVRPYKDQLGEVCVGAKIASRANDVFCFS is encoded by the coding sequence ATGATTGCCCTTGTGCGCAGGAATTTGGGATGTTCGATATCGAAGCACAGTTCTTCAGTATGCATATCCCACGTTTCTGTGTCTCACTTTCTCCGCAGTTTCTCGACTTCGCCGGAGGGAAAAGCAGTCACCACCGCCGCGGTTTACGATGTATTGGTGAAAAAGCACCATTTCTCTCCCGAAATCGCTTCAGCAGTTTCCTCCGATCTGAGTCGATTCAGAAGCCCCGAGAAAGCCGATTCAATCCTGACATTCCTCAAAGATAGCTGCTTCTCGAGTATTCAGCTGCAGAAATTCGCGAGATCCCACCCTCGGTTTCTAACGGCTGGCCTCGAGGATGACCTCAAACTCAAGATCAAAATCTTCAGGGACTTCGGCTTTTCGCCCGAGGACATCGCTAAGATGAGCACAACCACTAACAACGTTATAACCTCAAGCGCGGAGAAGAAGCTCATTCCGCAGCTATCTACGCTCAAGGGCTTGCTGGGGTCGAATCATGAGGTCGTGGCGCTCGTGAAGAGAACCGTGTGGTATATGACTGTGGATTTGGAGAAAACCTTTATCCCAAATGTTGATTTGTTGAAGAGCTGTGGAGTGACTATGCAGGATCTACGCATCTTGCTGTATAACTTCCCGCGGTGTCTCTTGGTGAAGCCGGAGGTGATGAGGAAGGCGGTGGAGAAGGTGAAAGAAATCGGGGTGGATCAAAACACCAAGACTTTTCTCTATGCTGTTCGCGTTATTGCCTCGCTTCGTGAAGAGATTTGGGAGCTCAAGATGCAGGGCTTCCGCGAGATGGGGGTCTCGGAGTGTGAGGTGTTGGCGATATTTAGGAAGATGCCCATGGTGCTCTGCACGTCGTTGGAGAAGATGAAGGCGATCAGGAGGCTTCTGGTTGCCACCGGGAGGTACGAGATGCGTGATCTGCTCAGTGATCCGGTGACATTCATGTGCAGCGTTGAGAGGAGGTATAAGCCGCGGCTGCGAGTTTTAGAGATGTTGGAGAGTAGGGGACTTATTAAGAAATGGCCTCCACTATCATCCATTTCCAAATGGACAAATGAAAAGTTTTTTCAAGTGTTTGTTAGGCCTTATAAGGATCAACTTGGTGAAGTGTGTGTTGGGGCAAAGATTGCTTCAAGAGCAAATgatgttttttgtttttcttag